Proteins encoded within one genomic window of Brenneria nigrifluens DSM 30175 = ATCC 13028:
- the tssE gene encoding type VI secretion system baseplate subunit TssE, with amino-acid sequence MPSLSAWERGTAASLFDRIRGEEQPRTSPEADVEALIASVKRQLDNVLNTRPGNCRSAPELGVIDFNDATQGGADIRGKIREAIRQCICRFEPRIVHVDVSASDYLSNPLEMSFQVTAHVRLEELEQVASFNIHMDSHRHYRMI; translated from the coding sequence ATGCCGTCGCTTTCAGCCTGGGAAAGAGGAACCGCGGCCAGCCTGTTCGATCGTATCCGAGGGGAAGAGCAACCGCGCACTTCCCCCGAAGCGGATGTGGAAGCGCTGATTGCCTCCGTTAAGCGTCAACTGGACAACGTGCTCAATACCCGGCCTGGAAATTGTCGCAGCGCACCGGAGCTTGGCGTGATTGATTTCAATGACGCCACCCAGGGCGGCGCGGATATCAGGGGGAAAATCCGCGAGGCGATCCGGCAGTGCATCTGCCGCTTTGAACCGCGGATTGTCCATGTGGACGTCAGTGCGTCGGACTATCTGTCCAATCCGCTGGAGATGTCGTTTCAGGTCACCGCCCACGTCAGGCTGGAAGAACTGGAGCAGGTCGCCTCCTTCAATATCCATATGGATAGCCACCGCCATTACAGAATGATCTGA
- the tssF gene encoding type VI secretion system baseplate subunit TssF: MPLEHFFRDELTYLRLQGREFARAHPELTRFLSEQTTDPDVERLLEGFAFLTGSLRAKIEDEFPELTHGLLGMLWPNYLRPVPSMTIMQFSVLPGAIVQPAFVARGCELDSLPVDEVVCHFQTCHDAWIYPADIRRINVQSGNDLSTITLDIGLHGPLSLGSLQLDKLRFYLGGDTYTAYELYFWIASQLSHIELEVAGKRFRQEAGVLKTVGFEREDALLPYPGNVYSGYRILQEYFCFPESFLFFQLSGAAWPDLPLTVTDFRLHFCFDRPLPAELKIRPDSFMLNCVPAINLFRHDGEPINLNGRQTDYPLKASYRHAEGFEIFSVDKVEGWVEGSAGRSRGIPRVYQPFESFQHQIERAKGRLALYYRIRVREAVSGDGFEHLLSFVRGDEREVIELDESISVTMTCTNRSRAAQLPVGAICVPTGSSPSFATFRNLTRPTRPLRPAMDGSLHWTLISNLSLNYVSLLRRDALVQILRTYDFPALHDKQAEQASRKRLAGIESIETTPIDRLVRGMPVRGLKSVLSVRQSAFSSEGELYLFSTVLAHFFSLYASVNAFHLLEVVNIDNKERYRWPVQIGQHSMM; the protein is encoded by the coding sequence ATGCCACTGGAACATTTTTTCCGCGATGAACTGACCTATTTGCGCCTGCAAGGGCGCGAATTCGCCAGAGCGCACCCTGAGCTGACTCGATTTTTGTCGGAACAGACCACCGATCCGGACGTTGAGCGGCTGCTGGAAGGGTTCGCCTTTTTGACCGGGAGCCTGCGGGCGAAGATCGAGGATGAATTTCCGGAACTGACGCACGGCCTGCTGGGCATGCTGTGGCCCAACTACCTGCGTCCGGTGCCGAGTATGACGATTATGCAGTTTTCGGTGCTGCCCGGCGCCATTGTTCAGCCCGCGTTTGTCGCTCGCGGCTGCGAGCTGGATAGTCTGCCGGTTGACGAGGTGGTGTGCCATTTTCAGACCTGTCACGATGCCTGGATCTATCCGGCGGATATCCGGCGGATCAATGTACAAAGCGGTAACGATCTCTCGACCATTACGCTGGATATCGGGCTGCACGGCCCGCTGTCGCTGGGTTCCCTGCAACTCGACAAGCTGCGTTTCTATCTCGGCGGCGATACCTACACCGCCTACGAACTGTATTTCTGGATCGCCAGCCAGCTGTCGCACATTGAGCTGGAAGTGGCGGGTAAACGCTTCCGCCAGGAGGCCGGCGTGCTGAAAACGGTCGGGTTCGAGCGTGAGGATGCGCTGCTGCCGTATCCCGGCAACGTTTACTCGGGCTACCGCATTTTGCAGGAGTATTTTTGTTTTCCCGAAAGCTTCCTGTTCTTTCAACTTTCCGGCGCGGCATGGCCTGATTTGCCGTTGACGGTAACCGACTTTCGCCTTCATTTCTGTTTTGACCGGCCGCTGCCGGCAGAGCTGAAAATTCGGCCGGATTCGTTCATGCTCAACTGCGTTCCGGCCATCAATCTATTTCGTCATGACGGCGAGCCGATCAATCTTAATGGCCGTCAGACCGACTATCCGTTGAAAGCCAGTTACCGTCATGCCGAGGGGTTTGAGATTTTTTCCGTTGATAAGGTGGAAGGCTGGGTGGAGGGGAGTGCGGGGCGGTCACGCGGTATTCCGCGCGTCTACCAGCCCTTCGAAAGCTTCCAGCATCAGATTGAGCGGGCGAAAGGACGGCTGGCGCTTTATTACCGCATCCGGGTACGAGAGGCCGTCAGCGGGGACGGTTTTGAACACCTGCTCTCCTTTGTGCGCGGAGATGAACGCGAGGTGATTGAGCTGGACGAGTCCATTTCCGTCACCATGACCTGCACCAACCGTTCCCGCGCCGCGCAGTTGCCCGTCGGGGCGATCTGCGTGCCGACGGGGAGCTCTCCGTCATTCGCCACCTTCCGCAACCTGACCCGGCCGACGCGCCCGCTGCGGCCGGCGATGGACGGCAGCCTGCACTGGACGCTGATTTCCAACCTGTCGTTGAACTATGTTTCCCTGCTGCGCCGCGATGCGCTGGTGCAGATTTTACGTACCTACGATTTCCCGGCCTTGCATGACAAGCAAGCGGAGCAGGCGTCGCGCAAACGGCTGGCGGGCATCGAGTCCATCGAGACGACGCCCATTGACCGGCTGGTGCGGGGGATGCCGGTTCGCGGTTTGAAATCGGTGCTGTCGGTGCGGCAGTCCGCCTTCTCAAGTGAAGGCGAACTGTATCTGTTCAGTACGGTGCTGGCGCATTTCTTCTCGCTGTACGCCAGCGTCAACGCTTTCCACCTGCTGGAGGTGGTCAACATCGATAACAAGGAGCGCTACCGATGGCCGGTGCAGATAGGTCAACACTCGATGATGTGA
- the tssG gene encoding type VI secretion system baseplate subunit TssG, which produces MAGADRSTLDDVTFRRDASRFNFFQLVELLNQLEGVDLEQALDFHPDRERLRFRSTASIGFHPGDVLRVGNDGEGRQELEVAFLGLHGSQSPMPGYYLEELAWEYAQGEQKLGVFLDFFHHRLLTLLHRAWRKYRYHVRFQNEGEDGFSRLMFALVGLGNDAVRDSLPVNRAKMLSYAGLLASPSRSPEVVAGLVSHCFDLDDVAVIAWQHRRVPIHTGQQNRLGGANMALGGDFVIGDKVNDCAGKFLLKVGDLSFSRFLGFLPNGEHFQPLVRFVSFILRDQLAWDLRLGFAAGEAQGLSLGSEQSGCLGWSSFLGQPPADPYVTICVQE; this is translated from the coding sequence ATGGCCGGTGCAGATAGGTCAACACTCGATGATGTGACGTTCCGGCGGGATGCCTCCCGCTTCAACTTTTTCCAACTGGTGGAGCTGCTTAATCAGCTGGAAGGGGTCGATCTGGAGCAGGCGCTGGATTTTCATCCCGATCGGGAGCGTTTGCGTTTCCGCTCGACGGCCTCGATAGGTTTTCATCCCGGCGATGTGCTGCGGGTGGGGAATGACGGCGAGGGGCGGCAGGAGCTGGAAGTCGCCTTTCTGGGGCTGCACGGCAGCCAGTCGCCGATGCCTGGTTATTACCTGGAGGAACTGGCCTGGGAGTACGCGCAGGGCGAGCAAAAACTGGGCGTCTTTCTCGATTTTTTTCATCATCGCCTGCTGACGCTGCTGCACCGCGCCTGGCGTAAATATCGTTATCACGTTCGTTTTCAGAATGAGGGGGAAGATGGTTTCTCCCGGCTGATGTTTGCCCTGGTGGGATTGGGGAACGACGCGGTACGCGACAGCCTGCCGGTCAATCGCGCCAAGATGCTTTCCTATGCCGGCCTGCTGGCCAGCCCCAGCCGCTCCCCGGAAGTGGTGGCGGGACTGGTGAGCCACTGCTTCGACCTGGACGACGTGGCGGTCATTGCCTGGCAGCACCGTCGGGTGCCGATCCATACGGGGCAACAGAACCGTCTGGGCGGCGCCAATATGGCGCTGGGCGGGGATTTTGTCATCGGCGACAAGGTGAATGACTGCGCAGGTAAATTCCTGCTTAAGGTGGGCGATCTCAGTTTTAGCCGTTTCCTCGGCTTTTTGCCTAATGGCGAGCACTTTCAGCCGCTGGTCCGTTTCGTCTCGTTCATCCTGCGCGACCAGCTGGCCTGGGATCTACGCCTCGGTTTTGCCGCCGGCGAGGCGCAAGGTTTGAGTCTGGGAAGCGAGCAGAGCGGCTGTCTGGGATGGAGCAGTTTTCTCGGCCAGCCACCGGCCGACCCCTATGTAACGATTTGTGTGCAGGAGTAA
- the tagH gene encoding type VI secretion system-associated FHA domain protein TagH — protein sequence MNVTNPLTLVVLNSEQLDINSQVQHQFDQRGGTLGASENDRWQLRDRLGAVLPQHARIEMLDGRFCLCDLSGQSFINGALSPIGRERKVMLSHGDELTIGPFRLGVYFGDPATEPDIDQVLGQRPDDMLGGWLSEEENGRPAANAATQAVLNDPLWALQQEQRHALLTSDNEPADEPLSTSLSSLSAAEDNMDQKFVELPTIAGSHAAPGQDGYLDSAALAPLMRGLGISLQAGDEARLREVLEDMGKSLRAVVEGLLALQTGQAALADTHLRPIEDNPLRLGLDYADTLSLLFAEDKSPVHLSAPAAVEEALNNVRVHHLANQQAIAVALESILQAFSPAALLNRFEHYRRSGELQAADDGWAWRMYQHYYRELTSPRQQGFQKLFHQVYAQAYDHAVRRQQEPQ from the coding sequence GTGAACGTGACCAATCCCCTTACGCTGGTTGTTCTCAACAGTGAACAACTGGATATCAACTCTCAGGTGCAGCATCAGTTTGATCAGCGCGGCGGCACGCTGGGCGCGTCGGAAAACGATCGCTGGCAACTGCGGGACCGGCTTGGCGCCGTGCTGCCGCAACATGCGCGCATTGAAATGCTGGATGGCCGTTTCTGCCTGTGTGATCTGAGCGGGCAGTCGTTTATCAACGGGGCGCTGTCGCCGATTGGGCGGGAGCGGAAGGTCATGCTTTCGCACGGCGATGAACTGACGATCGGTCCTTTTCGGCTGGGGGTTTATTTCGGCGATCCGGCTACGGAGCCGGATATCGATCAGGTTTTGGGGCAACGCCCCGACGATATGCTGGGCGGGTGGCTGAGCGAAGAGGAAAACGGCCGGCCCGCCGCAAACGCCGCCACGCAGGCGGTACTCAACGACCCGCTGTGGGCGCTGCAACAGGAGCAGCGCCACGCTCTGCTGACGTCAGACAATGAACCGGCGGATGAGCCGCTGTCGACATCGCTTTCTTCTCTTTCTGCCGCTGAGGACAACATGGATCAAAAATTTGTGGAATTACCGACCATTGCCGGCTCGCACGCGGCGCCGGGTCAGGACGGCTACCTCGACAGCGCCGCGCTGGCTCCGCTGATGCGCGGTCTGGGGATCTCGCTTCAGGCCGGGGATGAAGCGCGGCTGCGCGAAGTGCTGGAAGACATGGGGAAAAGCCTGCGGGCGGTGGTGGAAGGTTTACTGGCGCTGCAAACCGGGCAGGCGGCGCTGGCGGATACCCATCTGCGCCCGATTGAGGATAACCCGCTGCGCCTGGGGCTGGATTATGCGGATACGCTGTCGCTGCTGTTCGCCGAAGATAAAAGCCCGGTACATCTCTCCGCGCCGGCGGCGGTGGAAGAAGCGCTGAATAACGTGCGCGTGCATCATCTGGCGAATCAACAGGCTATCGCCGTGGCGCTGGAAAGCATTCTTCAGGCGTTTTCTCCGGCGGCGTTGCTCAATCGCTTTGAGCACTATCGCCGCAGCGGCGAGCTGCAGGCCGCCGATGATGGCTGGGCGTGGCGAATGTATCAGCACTATTACCGGGAACTGACTTCGCCGCGCCAGCAAGGTTTTCAGAAGCTGTTCCACCAGGTGTACGCCCAGGCGTACGACCACGCGGTGCGCCGGCAACAGGAGCCGCAATAA
- the tssJ gene encoding type VI secretion system lipoprotein TssJ, translated as MLRGLWLCVLILLLPGCTTLGKMAKVAANPDIQVGSNDRQPSTVGFSLLAEPDANPNESGEAAPVEFQLVMLAEDSRLLATDYDQVTTDIEKALAKNYLSHQDYTLLPGQFKYLPPEALDENVRYLGVIARYADPESAEWRKVIKLKNTGRTYQILVHLRRDEVEIKKDQEEE; from the coding sequence ATGCTTAGGGGCCTGTGGCTATGCGTCCTGATATTGCTGCTGCCGGGGTGTACCACGCTGGGCAAGATGGCCAAGGTGGCGGCGAACCCGGATATCCAGGTCGGCAGCAACGATCGCCAGCCTTCCACGGTGGGGTTCAGTCTGCTGGCGGAGCCGGACGCCAATCCCAATGAAAGCGGGGAAGCCGCGCCCGTCGAATTTCAACTGGTGATGCTGGCGGAGGATTCCCGCCTGCTGGCCACCGACTACGACCAGGTGACGACGGATATCGAAAAGGCGTTAGCCAAAAACTACCTCAGCCATCAGGACTACACGTTGTTGCCGGGGCAGTTCAAATATCTGCCGCCGGAGGCGCTGGATGAAAACGTCCGTTACCTCGGGGTGATCGCCCGTTATGCCGACCCGGAGAGCGCCGAGTGGCGCAAGGTGATCAAGCTGAAAAACACCGGACGAACCTACCAGATCCTGGTGCATTTGCGCCGGGATGAAGTTGAAATCAAAAAAGACCAAGAAGAAGAATAA
- the tssK gene encoding type VI secretion system baseplate subunit TssK, with translation MSSRNRVIWREGLFIKPQHFQQQQRHTDYALHARLSALSDYFYGLQSLAINEEYLNFGRIALDHATGVMPDGTVFNIPGDDALPQPLEITDVALANQKVYLALPLAVNGVSEVGQAGQGIASRLQSQRHDVRDLHSEGGDVVSMEVGKVSLRLMLDREDRSAYASLAIANILDKRPDGGLVLDANFMPCSISVTAIATLKRFLGESAGLVAERARSLAQRIAAPGQQGVADVAEFMMLQLLNRAQPKLSHLARLGTLHPERLHEALVELCGELMTFTDESRLPPEFPAYRHEHQQASFEPLMMALRQALSTVLSPRAVSIQLKKQAYGVMVAMVGDAELMTGAEFVLAVRARMPQEHLRKQLLQQTKIASSDKIRELISLQLPGVPLLPLPVAPRQLPYHAGYSYFQLDRQSPAWRTLVSGNTLAFHIAGEFPELDMQLWAIRSQS, from the coding sequence ATGTCGAGCCGAAATCGGGTTATCTGGCGGGAAGGGCTGTTTATCAAGCCGCAACACTTTCAGCAGCAGCAAAGACATACGGACTATGCGCTTCATGCCCGTCTCAGCGCGCTTAGCGACTATTTCTACGGCTTGCAGTCGCTGGCGATCAATGAGGAGTACCTCAATTTTGGCCGTATTGCGTTGGACCACGCCACCGGGGTGATGCCGGACGGCACGGTGTTCAATATTCCCGGCGACGATGCGTTGCCGCAGCCGCTGGAAATCACCGATGTGGCGCTGGCAAACCAGAAAGTCTATCTGGCCCTGCCGCTGGCGGTGAACGGCGTGAGCGAAGTCGGGCAAGCGGGGCAAGGTATCGCCAGTCGTTTGCAGTCGCAGCGGCATGATGTGCGCGACCTGCACAGCGAAGGCGGCGATGTGGTGTCGATGGAGGTAGGCAAAGTCAGTTTGCGGCTGATGCTCGATCGTGAGGATCGCAGCGCCTACGCCTCGCTGGCGATCGCCAACATTCTGGATAAGCGGCCGGACGGCGGGCTGGTGCTGGATGCCAACTTTATGCCGTGCAGCATCAGCGTGACGGCGATTGCCACCCTGAAGCGTTTTCTGGGGGAGTCCGCCGGGCTGGTCGCCGAGCGGGCCCGCAGTCTGGCCCAGCGTATTGCGGCGCCGGGACAGCAGGGCGTGGCGGATGTGGCCGAGTTTATGATGCTGCAACTGCTCAATCGCGCGCAGCCCAAACTTTCCCATCTGGCGCGCCTGGGCACGCTGCATCCCGAGAGGCTGCACGAAGCGCTGGTGGAGCTGTGTGGCGAACTGATGACGTTTACCGATGAATCACGGCTGCCGCCGGAGTTTCCGGCTTATCGGCATGAACACCAGCAGGCCAGTTTTGAGCCGCTGATGATGGCGCTGCGCCAGGCGCTGAGCACGGTACTGTCGCCGCGCGCCGTCTCCATCCAACTGAAGAAACAGGCTTATGGCGTGATGGTCGCCATGGTCGGCGATGCCGAACTGATGACCGGCGCCGAGTTCGTGCTGGCGGTTCGGGCGCGCATGCCGCAGGAGCACCTGCGTAAACAGCTGTTGCAGCAAACCAAGATTGCCTCCAGCGACAAGATTCGCGAACTGATCAGCCTGCAGTTGCCCGGCGTACCGCTGTTGCCGCTGCCGGTCGCGCCGCGCCAACTGCCTTATCACGCCGGCTACAGCTATTTCCAGCTCGATCGTCAAAGCCCGGCCTGGAGAACGCTGGTGTCCGGCAACACGCTGGCATTCCATATCGCCGGCGAGTTCCCGGAGCTGGATATGCAGCTCTGGGCTATCCGCAGCCAGTCGTAA
- the icmH gene encoding type IVB secretion system protein IcmH/DotU: MSIEVIKNDRLGDLLYDHARQLDMDSDYWFRLRGHSINPMIDAVTPLLGMVNRVRQLSAYEDVADLYQRVVSEIQAIEQELHSHGYDNGVILSFRYILCTFIDEAVMEREWGGQSMWSAHSLLTRFHNETWGGEKVFVLLEKLLEDPARYRDILEFIYLCLCLGFEGRYRVMTQGHEELERVVRRLHGTLRPEPANPPVAFHLNLGRQAARYQLRRQLSLRSLFIGMCAVLAAAFGLYRYQLTHQTQDVLRQLGELLQ, translated from the coding sequence ATGAGCATCGAGGTGATTAAAAACGATCGGCTGGGCGACCTGCTTTACGACCACGCCCGGCAGCTGGATATGGATTCCGACTACTGGTTCCGTCTGCGCGGGCACAGCATCAACCCGATGATAGATGCGGTGACGCCGCTGTTGGGCATGGTGAACCGGGTACGTCAGCTGTCCGCCTATGAGGACGTGGCGGATCTCTATCAGCGAGTGGTATCGGAAATTCAGGCGATTGAGCAGGAATTGCATTCCCATGGTTATGACAATGGCGTGATCCTGTCGTTCCGCTACATCCTTTGCACCTTTATTGATGAAGCCGTGATGGAGCGGGAATGGGGCGGCCAGAGCATGTGGTCGGCGCATTCGCTGTTAACCCGTTTCCACAACGAAACCTGGGGCGGGGAGAAGGTTTTTGTGTTGCTGGAGAAGCTGTTGGAGGACCCGGCGCGCTACCGCGACATTCTGGAGTTTATCTATCTGTGCCTGTGTCTGGGCTTTGAAGGACGCTACCGGGTGATGACGCAGGGGCATGAAGAGCTGGAGCGCGTGGTGCGCCGCCTGCACGGCACGCTGCGTCCTGAACCCGCTAATCCGCCGGTGGCGTTCCATCTCAATCTGGGCCGGCAGGCCGCGCGCTACCAACTGCGCCGACAGCTTTCGCTGCGCAGCCTGTTTATCGGCATGTGCGCGGTATTGGCCGCCGCATTCGGCCTGTATCGCTACCAGCTTACCCATCAGACCCAGGACGTACTGCGTCAACTGGGCGAATTATTACAATAA
- the tssH gene encoding type VI secretion system ATPase TssH, with protein sequence MIRIELPTLVERLNPVCRHMLEEAAALCIQCQGAEIRIEHLLLKMLETPLSDVRQILKRAGVEIDELSSLLPPSAVDKGFEAGYPAFSPLLVEWLQDSWLLASAEFQHPRLRSGVLLLVLLMTPNRYLSAPASRPLAQINRELLRQQFDEWVKDSVETETALAQPAAQDQAAAIGTQLSRYTQNVTEAARQGQLDPVLCRDHEIDLMIDILSRRRKNNPIVVGEAGVGKSALIEGLALRIVAGLVPERLREVELLTLDLGAMQAGASVKGEFEKRFKGVMQEVKSAPRPVILFIDEAHTLIGAGNQAGGLDVSNLLKPALARGELRTIAATTWSEYKKYVEKDAALSRRFQLVKVGEPNAEEATVILRGLRGIYEKAHGVLIDEEALQAAAQLSARYISGRQLPDKAIDVLDTASARVAINLTTPPRAVSQLQTRLRQQEMEIVQLERQGRIGLGETAERLAALRGEREAGAAELARLEADWQQQQTQVRRVIELRTALLDDQRPDDFDVAAAAAELAACERQLESLQQSAVLVSPHVDKSQIAAVIAEWTGVPLKRISQGEMDVVTHLPSYLGETIKGQTLAIAHLHKHLLTARADLRRPGRPLGAFLLVGPSGVGKTETVVQIADLMFGGRNYLTTINMSEYQEKHTLSRLIGSPPGYVGFGEGGVLTEAIRQKPYSVVLLDEVEKAHPDVLNLFYQAFDKGELADGEGRVIDCRNVVFFLTSNLGFQTIVSYAGHQQALLDALYPELAAFFKPALLARMEVIPYLPLDHDTMVAIVQGKLSRLVSLLQQRFGAEVVIDDAVPEEILRLANRSENGARMLESVIDGALLPPVSLQLLQRMASGQPVGRIHFRVAEGQFQTEVEG encoded by the coding sequence ATGATTCGAATTGAACTGCCGACGCTGGTTGAGCGACTCAACCCGGTGTGCCGCCATATGCTGGAAGAGGCGGCGGCGCTCTGTATTCAATGTCAGGGGGCGGAAATCCGTATTGAACACCTGTTGCTGAAAATGCTGGAGACGCCGCTCAGCGACGTGCGGCAGATCCTGAAACGCGCCGGGGTGGAGATCGACGAGCTCTCTTCGCTGCTGCCGCCCTCCGCGGTGGACAAAGGTTTTGAGGCGGGTTATCCGGCGTTTTCCCCCCTGCTGGTGGAATGGCTGCAAGACAGCTGGCTGCTGGCTTCCGCCGAATTTCAACACCCGCGCCTGCGCAGCGGCGTGCTGCTGCTGGTATTGCTGATGACGCCGAACCGCTATTTATCGGCCCCGGCATCACGCCCGCTGGCGCAAATCAATCGCGAACTGCTGCGCCAGCAGTTTGACGAGTGGGTGAAAGATTCGGTGGAAACCGAGACGGCGCTCGCCCAGCCGGCCGCGCAAGATCAAGCCGCCGCGATCGGCACCCAGCTTTCCCGCTATACCCAGAACGTGACCGAAGCCGCGCGCCAGGGGCAGCTCGATCCGGTGCTGTGCCGCGACCATGAAATCGATCTGATGATCGATATTCTCTCCCGCCGCCGTAAAAATAATCCGATTGTGGTCGGCGAGGCCGGCGTCGGCAAAAGTGCGCTGATTGAGGGGCTGGCGCTGCGCATCGTCGCCGGCCTGGTGCCGGAAAGGCTGCGCGAGGTGGAACTGCTGACGCTTGATTTGGGGGCGATGCAGGCCGGCGCGTCGGTCAAGGGGGAGTTTGAAAAGCGCTTCAAAGGCGTGATGCAGGAAGTGAAGAGCGCGCCCCGTCCGGTGATCCTGTTTATTGATGAGGCGCATACCCTGATCGGCGCCGGTAATCAGGCCGGCGGGCTGGATGTTTCCAATTTGCTCAAGCCGGCGCTGGCGCGCGGGGAGTTGCGAACTATTGCCGCGACAACCTGGAGCGAATACAAAAAATATGTGGAAAAAGACGCGGCGCTGTCCCGTCGTTTCCAACTGGTCAAGGTCGGGGAGCCGAACGCGGAAGAGGCGACGGTCATTCTGCGCGGGCTGCGCGGCATTTATGAAAAGGCGCACGGCGTACTGATCGATGAAGAGGCGCTTCAGGCGGCGGCGCAACTCTCCGCCCGCTATATTTCCGGTCGCCAGTTACCCGATAAGGCGATTGACGTGCTGGACACCGCCAGCGCCCGGGTGGCGATCAATCTGACGACGCCGCCGCGCGCGGTCAGCCAGTTGCAGACCCGTTTACGCCAGCAGGAGATGGAAATCGTTCAGCTTGAACGTCAGGGTCGTATCGGGCTGGGGGAGACGGCGGAAAGGCTGGCGGCGCTGCGCGGCGAGCGTGAGGCGGGCGCGGCGGAATTAGCGCGCCTGGAAGCGGACTGGCAACAGCAGCAAACGCAGGTACGGCGGGTAATTGAACTGCGTACCGCATTGCTGGACGACCAACGGCCTGATGATTTTGATGTCGCCGCGGCGGCCGCGGAACTGGCCGCCTGCGAGCGGCAGCTGGAATCGCTCCAGCAGTCGGCGGTGCTGGTGTCTCCCCACGTGGATAAAAGCCAGATTGCGGCGGTGATTGCCGAGTGGACGGGCGTGCCGCTGAAGCGGATTTCTCAGGGGGAGATGGACGTGGTCACCCACCTGCCGTCCTACCTGGGCGAAACCATCAAAGGCCAGACGCTGGCGATTGCGCACCTGCACAAACACCTGCTGACCGCGCGGGCGGATCTGCGTCGTCCCGGTCGTCCGCTGGGGGCTTTCCTGCTGGTGGGACCGAGCGGCGTCGGCAAAACCGAAACCGTGGTGCAGATTGCCGACCTGATGTTCGGCGGCCGTAACTATCTGACCACCATCAATATGTCCGAATATCAGGAAAAACATACGCTATCGCGCCTGATCGGTTCGCCGCCGGGCTACGTCGGCTTCGGCGAGGGCGGCGTACTGACTGAAGCCATCCGTCAGAAACCTTATTCGGTGGTACTGCTGGACGAGGTGGAAAAGGCGCATCCCGACGTGCTCAACCTGTTTTATCAGGCGTTTGACAAAGGCGAGCTGGCGGATGGCGAAGGCCGGGTCATCGACTGCCGCAACGTGGTGTTTTTCCTCACCTCCAACCTAGGCTTCCAGACTATCGTCAGCTATGCCGGGCATCAGCAGGCGCTGCTCGATGCGCTCTATCCGGAGCTGGCGGCGTTTTTCAAACCCGCGCTGCTGGCCCGAATGGAGGTGATCCCTTACCTGCCGCTGGATCACGACACCATGGTGGCCATCGTGCAGGGCAAACTCTCCCGCCTGGTTTCTCTGCTGCAGCAGCGCTTCGGCGCCGAGGTGGTTATTGACGACGCGGTGCCGGAGGAGATTCTGCGCCTGGCCAACCGGAGTGAAAACGGCGCGCGGATGCTGGAGTCGGTTATCGACGGCGCGCTATTGCCGCCGGTATCGCTCCAGCTGCTGCAACGCATGGCGTCTGGGCAGCCGGTCGGTCGTATTCATTTCCGCGTAGCAGAAGGCCAGTTCCAGACCGAGGTGGAGGGCTGA